Proteins found in one Tamandua tetradactyla isolate mTamTet1 chromosome 1, mTamTet1.pri, whole genome shotgun sequence genomic segment:
- the DNAJC5 gene encoding dnaJ homolog subfamily C member 5 translates to MADQRQRSLSTSGESLYHVLGLDKNATSDDIKKSYRKLALKYHPDKNPDNPEAADKFKEINNAHAILTDATKRNIYDKYGSLGLYVAEQFGEENVNTYFVLSSWWAKALFVFCGLLTCCYCCCCLCCCFNCCCGKCKPKPPEGEETAFYVSPEDLEAQLQSDEREATDTPVVIQPASATETTQLTADSHPSYHTDGFN, encoded by the exons ATGGCTGATCAGAGGCAGCGCTCACTCTCTACCTCCGGGGAATCACTGTACCATGTTCTCGGGCTGGACAAGAATGCAACCTCAGATGACATTAAAAAGTCCTATCG GAAACTTGCCTTGAAGTATCACCCTGACAAGAACCCTGACAACCCAGAGGCCGCGGACAAGTTCAAGGAGATCAACAATGCCCATGCCATCCTGACCGATGCCACCAAGAGGAACATCTACGACAAGTACGGCTCCCTGGGCCTCTACGTGGCTGAGCAGTTCGGGGAGGAGAATGTGAATACCTACTTTGTGCTCTCCAGCTGGTGGGCAAAG gcccTCTTTGTGTTCTGTGGGCTCCTGACGTGCTGCTACTGTTGCTGCTGCCTGTGCTGCTGCTTCAACTGCTGCTGCGGGAAGTGCAAGCCCAAGCCCCCGGAGGGCGAGGAAACCGCCTTCTACGTGTCCCCAGAGGACTTGGAGGCCCAGCTGCAATCAGATGAGAGGG AGGCCACAGACACGCCTGTCGTGATCCAACCAGCCTCCGCCACAGAGACCACCCAGCTCACGGCCGACTCCCACCCCAGCTACCACACTGACGGGTTTAACTAA